A window from Micromonospora profundi encodes these proteins:
- a CDS encoding DUF5872 domain-containing protein — translation MARYTKPELREQIKEEIKASDKGGRKGQWSARKSQLLTQEYKRRGGGFLGEKDERQKSLQRWGNENWQTKEGDTRARRGGTTSRYLPKRAWDELSDSQMRATDTKKREASRSGRQYVANTGPAKRARKDATSPAKRARKDATSPAKQARRDVTGPAKRARRDSAGPAKQPRKAARTGGRMSEMPVAEAAKLVRGLDTRQLRAALRTERDGKGRKTLIQRLEAELGRR, via the coding sequence ATGGCGCGGTACACGAAGCCCGAGCTCCGGGAGCAGATCAAGGAAGAGATCAAGGCATCCGACAAGGGCGGTAGGAAGGGCCAGTGGTCGGCTCGCAAGTCGCAGCTGCTCACGCAGGAGTACAAGCGGCGCGGCGGCGGATTCCTTGGCGAAAAGGACGAGCGGCAGAAGTCCCTCCAGCGCTGGGGCAACGAGAACTGGCAGACCAAGGAGGGCGACACCCGCGCCCGCCGGGGCGGTACGACAAGTCGGTACCTGCCCAAGCGTGCCTGGGACGAGCTGTCGGACAGTCAGATGCGCGCGACCGACACGAAGAAGCGTGAAGCGTCCCGCTCCGGCAGGCAGTACGTCGCCAACACCGGCCCGGCCAAGCGGGCGCGCAAGGACGCCACCAGCCCGGCCAAGCGGGCGCGCAAGGACGCCACCAGCCCGGCCAAGCAGGCGCGCAGGGACGTCACCGGCCCCGCCAAGCGGGCGCGCAGGGACTCCGCCGGCCCGGCCAAGCAGCCGCGAAAGGCTGCCCGGACGGGCGGCCGGATGTCGGAGATGCCTGTCGCCGAGGCGGCCAAGCTCGTTCGTGGCCTTGACACGCGCCAGCTCCGGGCGGCCCTGCGCACCGAACGTGACGGCAAGGGCCGCAAGACGCTCATCCAGCGGCTGGAGGCCGAACTCGGCAGGCGCTGA